In Paludibaculum fermentans, the genomic stretch TTCGAGTGCGGCCTCGCGATCCACGTCCTTCTTCTGGTCCTTCGCCCACTCCGCCACACTGCCCTTCAACTCTGGCTTGGGCAGGCCACTGGCATTGGAGCACGCGTTCGCGTCCGCCATGGCAATGTGCGCCATCACCTGCCCGAAGTTCATCTCCTCAGGCGAGGGACGGAAGTTGTAGCCGTCGGCCGGCATCGCCGACGCGACGGCTACCGTGAATTCGCCGGAAACTTTCCAGTGCTTGATCAGTGCGTCTTTCACCGTCGACTGCGCCATGACGGGCACAGCCAACAGCCACAAAACAAAAAGCGTGAGTTTCATATGAGCCCCCAGGCTCACATTGTTAACCCACCACGACGCTCGGGCGCAACCAGTCTAGTTCAGGCGGGCCGCCTCGCCCTTCATCTTCTGCGCATTGTCGGCGGCCGGCTTGGCAAAGGGCCCCTTAATCGCCGCTGACTGTTCGCTGAACTTCACAGCCTCCAGGACCTTGGCTTTGCTCCCGGACGACACCCCGACATTGAAGTTGGCTACGCCGAGATGGTACAGGCTCGCCGCGGTGGCCTGCTCGTCGTCCTTGATCAGCGGCAGGGCGGCGCGCAGATCCTGGTCGGCCAGCGCAAACTGTTGCCGTTCACTGTGCGCCATTCCGGCGATGTAGTGGGCATGGCCCAGCGCCGATTTCTTTCTGGCTTCCCAATCCTCGGCGGACATGTTGTCTGGCTTGGGCTTCTTCTCCAGCACGGCGATCAGCTTCTCAGCGAAAATACCGGCCCGGCCGGTCTGGCGCTTGGCCATGGCGCTGTCGGCCACGATCACGAGGATGTCCACATTCTCCGGTTGGCTAAGGACCGCCTTCTCGGCGATGGGCGCAACCTTGGCGCCGTTTTCTGTCTGTTCCAGAGCCTGGAAGTACGGACCATACGCCTGATCCAGGAACTTGCTCTTTGGATTCTGCTTCTCCAGCACCGCAATGAGATCGATCAACTTGGGCGGTTCGGCCTGCAGCGCCGTGGTCGCCAGGGCGTTCTCCGTATAGAGATCGACTTCCTTGGCATAGGCGACCTGCTTCGTCCAGGCAGCCTTCGCTTCAGCACCCGCCGGAGCCGGCGTGGCGATCGTCTTCCGCGCCAGGGCGCTTGCTGCTGGGGCCAATTTCTTGACGGCCTCCACGTCCTTCGCCTGGACGGCTTGCTTCAGATTGTCGTGGGCGGTCTCCAGATCGCCCGCAACCATACGAGCGGCGAAGATGAGGCCCATTGCACTTAGGATCAGGAATTTCATGGCAGTCTCCAATATCACGCGGCAACATTATATTGCCGTTCGAGTGAAGATGGAAGGCCCCCATCGGATCCGAATCACTTTTTCTGGTTTGATTGCCGAAGCAGGCAGGCGGACAAAGCTTCGGCCGGCCCGGGCGCCCAGCGAACTGGGCCACCCGGACCGGCCTCGGCTAGAGTGCTCTACGTCCGTTGATAATGCCGATCAGCAGGCTGACCAGCGCGAGTACCAGCAGGATGTGGATGAAGCCGTACAACGTGTACGACGTCACCATGCCCAATAGCCAAAGAACCAACAGAACTACAAAAATCGTCCATAACATGAGGCACCTCCTTGTGCCGGACGGTAGCCGAGGCGGGTTGAGTTAAACAGTTTTCAGGTAGGCTCGTTTGCCGGCTTCCACAGCATTGACGATCCCGTCACGCTGCTTCAACGCCTGCTCCCGGCCTTGCTCAACGAGATTGGCCGCTGTCTCCTGCAGCTCTTCGGCCTGGTGCTTCAGGCGGCGCGCCTGGCCGCGGGCGCGGTGGGCAAGCCGCCCGCGCAGATGATGGCCCGATTCCGGCGCGAAGAGCAGAGCCAGGCCAGCGCCCACTCCCAAACCAACCA encodes the following:
- a CDS encoding YtxH domain-containing protein, which gives rise to MNRDSILAAMVGLGVGAGLALLFAPESGHHLRGRLAHRARGQARRLKHQAEELQETAANLVEQGREQALKQRDGIVNAVEAGKRAYLKTV
- a CDS encoding DinB family protein, whose amino-acid sequence is MKLTLFVLWLLAVPVMAQSTVKDALIKHWKVSGEFTVAVASAMPADGYNFRPSPEEMNFGQVMAHIAMADANACSNASGLPKPELKGSVAEWAKDQKKDVDREAALEFLTSTFAFCDKAIAGVTLEQLDKVVGPPARNLTGYEWLWSYFTHTAHHRGQAEVYLRVKGIKPPAYKF
- a CDS encoding lmo0937 family membrane protein codes for the protein MLWTIFVVLLVLWLLGMVTSYTLYGFIHILLVLALVSLLIGIINGRRAL